One Vanessa atalanta chromosome 8, ilVanAtal1.2, whole genome shotgun sequence genomic window carries:
- the LOC125065616 gene encoding uncharacterized protein LOC125065616 isoform X2 codes for MFVRTQQCKLSHKMMIRLKNFLYVFNLRQGTILIAVHQIALSSFVLIILLVGISHVGEMLSMLHNDMEDDAERRGFYEITYGEHLTFHEVTVIFLYTSTILTAIYLMCCISLLHGAVKYKREYVLPWIMAACVAVVLLIVAIVIGDGYPCVVNLFGGHNLYHFGCALFVLTFIYAICAVSSFALETGGGRCARASLANDERGERLLLLDHAAHSSLLSAAQLSKLSHGTRTQFV; via the exons ATGTTTGTTAGAACCCAGCAATGTAAACTATCTCACAAAATGATGATTCGcctaaaaaactttttatatgttttcaatTTACGACAAGGCACCATTCTTATTGCCGTCCATCAAATC GCGCTATCTTctttcgtacttataatactGCTTGTTGGCATATCCCACGTCGGTGAAATGCTATCTATGCTTCATAATGATATGGAGGACGATGCAGAACGACGAGgattttatgaaattacttACGGAGAACATCTAACTTTCCATGAAG tgACGGTGATTTTCCTGTACACCAGTACAATTCTAACAGCAATATATCTAATGTGTTGCATTTCTTTACTTCATGGTGCTGTGAAGTATAAGAGAGAGTATGTTTTGCCTTGGATAATGGCCGCTTGCGTGGCAGTGGTGCTACTCATAGTCGCTATTGTTATAGGCGATGGCTATCCCTGCGTCGTTAATCTGTTTGGCGGACATAATCTCTACC atttCGGGTGTGCTCTTTTTGTTCTCACATTTATATACGCAATTTGTGCGGTGAGTAGCTTCGCACTTGAAACGGGCGGAGGAAGGTGCGCGCGCGCTTCTCTTGCCAACGATGAACGCGGAGAGCGATTGCTGCTGCTTGACCACGCCGCGCACTCTAGCCTGCTGTCAGCCGCACAATTAAGCAAACTGTCCCATGGCACGAGGACACAATTCGTATAA
- the LOC125065615 gene encoding ras-related protein Rab-40C, with protein MFATTGMVAAPQQAAGQVAQNGSTTLPRSHHQRTGRPPAAPKSYDYLLKVLLVGDSDVGKQEILQDLEDGSADSPFCSGSAYKTTTILLDGKRVKLQLWDTSGQGRFCTIIRSYSRGAQGILLVYDITNKWSFDSIDRWLEEVEKHAPGVPKVLVGNRLHLAFKRQVQERDAELYAAKNHMAFFEVSPLCDFNIRESFCELSRMALHRNGMERLWRSNKVLSLQELCCRAIVARTSVYGLERLPLPTALKSHLKSYAISAAPSRQRARAHKHAHTRLNCTGRNSCAIA; from the exons ATGTTCGCCACAACTGGGATGGTAGCGGCACCTCAACAGGCGGCTGGACAAGTCGCTCAAAATGGAAGCACCACCTTGCCTCGATCCCATCACCAGAGAACAG GGAGGCCACCAGCAGCTCCTAAATCATATGATTATCTTTTAAAAGTATTGCTTGTTGGTGATTCAGATGTTGGTAAGCAAGAGATATTGCAGGATTTGGAAGATGGATCAGCTGATTCTCCATTCTGTAGTGGAAGTG CATATAAAACCACAACAATTTTGTTGGACGGTAAAAGAGTTAAACTTCAACTCTGGGACACTTCTGGTCAGGGTAGGTTCTGTACCATAATCCGTTCATACTCAAGAGGGGCTCAAGGCATCCTTCTGGTTTACGACATCACAAATAAATGGTCATTTGACAGTATTGATAGGTGGCTTGAAGAAGTTGAAAAG CACGCTCCTGGTGTACCAAAAGTATTAGTCGGTAACCGCCTTCACCTCGCCTTCAAACGACAAGTGCAGGAACGTGACGCGGAACTGTACGCAGCCAAAAACCATATGGCGTTCTTCGAAGTGAGTCCGCTCTGCGACTTCAACATACGGGAGAGCTTCTGCGAGCTGTCTCGTATGGCGCTACATCGCAATGGCATGGAGAGATTGTGGAGGAGTAATAAAG TGCTGAGCCTGCAGGAGCTGTGCTGCCGCGCGATCGTGGCGCGCACGTCGGTGTACGGGCTGGAGCGCCTGCCGCTGCCCACGGCGCTCAAGTCGCACCTCAAGTCGTACGCCATCTCGGCCGCGCCCAGCCGCCAGCGCGCGCGCGCGCACAAGCACGCGCACACGCGCCTCAACTGCACCGGCCGGAACTCCTGCGCCATCGCGTGA
- the LOC125065616 gene encoding uncharacterized protein LOC125065616 isoform X1 produces MFVRTQQCKLSHKMMIRLKNFLYVFNLRQGTILIAVHQIALSSFVLIILLVGISHVGEMLSMLHNDMEDDAERRGFYEITYGEHLTFHEGDVVSSNNQLRFAKAQHLASVTVIFLYTSTILTAIYLMCCISLLHGAVKYKREYVLPWIMAACVAVVLLIVAIVIGDGYPCVVNLFGGHNLYHFGCALFVLTFIYAICAVSSFALETGGGRCARASLANDERGERLLLLDHAAHSSLLSAAQLSKLSHGTRTQFV; encoded by the exons ATGTTTGTTAGAACCCAGCAATGTAAACTATCTCACAAAATGATGATTCGcctaaaaaactttttatatgttttcaatTTACGACAAGGCACCATTCTTATTGCCGTCCATCAAATC GCGCTATCTTctttcgtacttataatactGCTTGTTGGCATATCCCACGTCGGTGAAATGCTATCTATGCTTCATAATGATATGGAGGACGATGCAGAACGACGAGgattttatgaaattacttACGGAGAACATCTAACTTTCCATGAAGGTGACGTAGTAAGCAGTAATAATCAACTAAGATTTGCTAAAGCACAACATTTAGCTTcag tgACGGTGATTTTCCTGTACACCAGTACAATTCTAACAGCAATATATCTAATGTGTTGCATTTCTTTACTTCATGGTGCTGTGAAGTATAAGAGAGAGTATGTTTTGCCTTGGATAATGGCCGCTTGCGTGGCAGTGGTGCTACTCATAGTCGCTATTGTTATAGGCGATGGCTATCCCTGCGTCGTTAATCTGTTTGGCGGACATAATCTCTACC atttCGGGTGTGCTCTTTTTGTTCTCACATTTATATACGCAATTTGTGCGGTGAGTAGCTTCGCACTTGAAACGGGCGGAGGAAGGTGCGCGCGCGCTTCTCTTGCCAACGATGAACGCGGAGAGCGATTGCTGCTGCTTGACCACGCCGCGCACTCTAGCCTGCTGTCAGCCGCACAATTAAGCAAACTGTCCCATGGCACGAGGACACAATTCGTATAA
- the LOC125065691 gene encoding major facilitator superfamily domain-containing protein 10, which produces MDSLETNGEVRQRKDKKNEIANTSDKDLKTKDEKKKSNGKVIGLIFVSLLLDLLAFTMILPLLPSLLDYYDKKEGNSNTLYTWLLHAVQRFQKLTGAPDRFSSVLFGGALGSMYSFLQFLTSPIVGSLSDAYGRKPMLLICLIGIAISHGLWSYASTFSLFVLARFIGGLSKANVSLSMAVVTDASDEKTRARGMALVGLAFSIGFIVGPLAGAWFAKNTDLSSGLWGERPALYALSLSLANVALVTFFIPETLSKDKRTPLSLSLSKAIDFISPWHLLRFTAVKNLTAHQNKILSRLGLIYFIYLFIYSGLEFTITFLTHHTFGYTAMQQGKMFLVIGFIMAVLQGGAARRLSARGAERAAKLALILTPFSFICVAFAAVQRPPIFSPIVWLWAGLVLFAVSTAFAVSCMTALATTQAAGAGRGAVLGALRSLGALARAAGPLLASAVYWCSGAATTYTIGSIVLILPAVMLVKLKTH; this is translated from the exons Atg GATTCCTTGGAAACAAATGGCGAAGTTAGGCAAAGGaaggataaaaaaaatgaaattgcaAACACTAgtgataaagatttaaaaactaaggatgaaaagaaaaaaagtaatgGCAAAGTAATAGgattaatatttgtatcacTCCTCCTGGATCTCTTAGCTTTTACCATGATTTTGCCACTCTTGCCTTCTCTATTGGATTATTATGACAAAAAAGAAGGCAATTCCAATACACTTTATACATGGCTGCTCCATGCCGTACAAAGATTTCAAAAGTTAACTGGAGCCCCTGACCGGTTTTCATCAGTTCTGTTCGGAGGCGCACTGGGATCTATGTATAGTTTTCTACAATTTCTTACAAGCCCGATTGTTGGCAGTCTTTCAGATGCCTATGGAAGAAAACCAATGCTTCTAATTTGCtta attgGTATAGCAATATCTCATGGCTTATGGAGTTATGCAAGTACATTCAGCTTGTTTGTGCTGGCCAGATTCATAGGTGGATTGAGTAAAGCAAATGTGAGCCTAAGTATGGCTGTTGTCACTGATGCATCGGACGAAAAGACAAGAGCAAGAGGAATG gcACTCGTAGGATTGGCATTTTCTATTGGTTTCATTGTGGGTCCTTTGGCTGGGGCTTGGTTTGCCAAGAACACCGACTTATCCTCAGGTCTATGGGGCGAGAGACCAGCATTGTATGCACTCTCTCTTTCACTTGCTAATGTTGCTCTTGTCACATTTTTTATACCTGAAACACTTTCAaag gATAAGAGGACTCCCCTCTCTCTTTCACTGTCTAAAGCAATAGATTTCATATCTCCATGGCATTTACTAAGATTCACAGCTGTTAAGAATCTAACTGctcatcaaaacaaaatattatcgaGACTAggactgatttattttatatatctatttatttattctggaCTTGAATTTACTATAACATTCCTTACTCATCATACATTTGGATATACGGCGATGCAACAAGGAAAAATGTTTCTCGTCATAG GTTTTATAATGGCGGTACTGCAGGGCGGGGCTGCTCGGCGTCTGAGCGCGCGTGGAGCCGAGCGCGCAGCAAAACTAGCGCTCATATTGACGCCGTTTTCCTTCATATGTGTAGCGTTCGCAGCCGTACAACGACCACCAATTTTTTCACCTATCGTGTGGCTCTGGGCAGGCTTAGTGCTGTTTGCTGTGT CCACGGCGTTCGCGGTGTCGTGCATGACGGCGCTGGCCACGACGcaggcggcgggcgcggggcgcggCGCCGTGCTGGGCGCGCTGCGCTCGCTCGGCGCCCTCGCGCGCGCCGCCGGCCCGCTGCTCGCCTCCGCAG tTTATTGGTGTTCTGGCGCCGCTACAACGTACACAATCGGATCAATCGTCCTCATATTGCCAGCTGTGATGTTAGTTAAGCTCAAAACACACTGA
- the LOC125065705 gene encoding rRNA methyltransferase 2, mitochondrial — MQLSSSLICRNLNFSRMCFLVNCLKRLKSSQQWLSRQNADPYVEKAKIYNYRCRSAFKLLEMNEKAKILFPGQTVIDLGACPGSWTQVAVQKTNADGADASKPKGTVLAIDKLQIFPIEGATIMSNMDFSTIDAHDKVIQALNGTKVDLVLSDMAPSATGVRELDKDRIIGLCYMAIRFAALVTRIDGNLLFKVWDGKEVPILEMDLGRFYKSIKIMKPKASRSDSSEKFILARGFRGIQRPLENGRWG, encoded by the exons ATGCAATTATCAAGTTCGCTCATAtgcagaaatttaaatttttcgagGATGTGTTTTCTTGTAAATTGTTTGAAGAGACTGAAAAGTTCACAACAATGGTTGAGCCGTCAAAATGCAGATCCTTATGTAGAAAAAGCTAAAATATACAACTACAG atgtcGGAGTGCCTTTAAGCTGTTGGAAATGAATGAAAAAGCTAAAATTCTTTTTCCTGGTCAAACTGTTATTGATCTTGGTGCCTGTCCTGGTTCATGGACACAAGTAGCAGTTCAAAAGACCAATGCTGATGGAGCTGATGCCTCAAAACCGAAGGGCACAGTTCTAGCCATAGATAAATTACAGATATTTCCTATTGAG ggTGCAACGATAATGAGTAATATGGATTTCTCAACTATAGATGCACATGACAAAGTAATACAGGCCCTAAATGGTACAAAAGTGGATCTGGTGCTGTCTGATATGGCTCCCAGTGCAACAGGTGTCAGGGAACTTGATAAGGACAGAATTATAGGGTTATGCTACATGGCAATTAGATTTGCAGCTTTAGTCACTAGGATAGATGGTAACTTGTTATTTAAAGTATGGGATGGTAAAGAAGTACCTATACTAGAAATGGATTTGGGGAGATTttacaaaagtataaaaattatgaaacctaaAGCAAGTAGATCAGACTCAtcagaaaagtttattttggcTAGAGGTTTCAGAGGTATTCAGAGGCCACTAGAAAATGGTCGTTGGGGTTAG
- the LOC125065692 gene encoding protein chibby homolog 1 — MPLFSNKFSPKTIPVRKQDTCVIKNELGSDYASRELSIDIEPLKLKLGDFELSFEEGQWIPASGRAGAAHKENIRLKKELEQLEEENNMLRLKFEILLDMMTDKTIEAEQQEMQRAQSLGSLKPKSKKQKW, encoded by the exons atgccattatttagtaataaattttcacCAAAAACTATTCCTGTTAGAAAACAAGACActtgtgttataaaaaatgaattaggCAGTGATTACGCATCGAGAGAATTGTCTATTGATATAGAACCGCTCAAATTGAAATTAGGAGATTTTGAATTGTCTTTCGAAGAAGGACAATGGATACCTG cTTCAGGTAGAGCAGGCGCTGCGCACAAGGAGAATATTCGTCTAAAAAAAGAATTAGAACAACTcgaagaagaaaataatatgctACGATTAAAATTCGAAATATTACTCGATATGATGACGGATAAGACGATTGAAGCTGAACAACAGGAAATGCAAAGAGCTCAAAGCTTGGGATCATTGAAACCAAAGAGTAAAAAGCAGAAATGGTAG
- the LOC125066018 gene encoding DNA topoisomerase 3-alpha: MKYLLKNDFLRKLLLVNNKDLVIISRFKTKIMKYLNVAEKNDAAKNIAMHLSRGTSRRREGFSQFNKIYEFESEVMGQKCQMVMTSVSGHLLGLEFVSAYKHWQSCNPLSLFDAPVFKHCPENYEKIKKTLEREVRSCQGLIIWTDCDREGENIGFEIIEVCTAVKSSLKIFRAKFSEITSVSVWRALQNLTQPNKNISDAVDVRQELDLRIGAAFTRFQTLRLQKVFPATLAQNLVSYGSCQFPTLGFVVERYRAIENFVTEMFWKIKVNHTMNNLSIDFSWERVRLFDQQACQVLHDICMENPQAKVTNVKTKPKSKWRPLPLDTVELEKLASRKLKINAKETMRIAEKLYTQGFISYPRTETNEFPKEMNLGQLVAHQTGDPNWGAFAQNILDSGGPTPRQGNKSDKAHPPIHPTKYASNLSGNEQRLYEFIVRSFLACCSKDAQGQETTVNIEVAREAFSASGLMITARNYLEVYPYDKWSSKEIHVYETGQIFNPTSIDMLEGSTSPPNLLTEADLIALMEKHGIGTDATHAEHIETIKSRSYVTLADAHFVPGVLGMGLVEGYDAMGLALARPHLRAALEADLRAVCEGRKRPDLVLAEQIAKYKEVYLTVTAEANKIDEALAGRLSEQAVEYTPTVETFVSLPPVFKCPKCNSDMIVKQQKNNADKLYISCISFPKCKNAVWLPTIVKTIDVLPESCESCGPNYKKLKFEWRNNSISHMYPPPYIGCIGGCDMTFLELLKVNISTVKNVSGNNRALTTQSNVVTTSNNRNANMIQTNTSVSRQNITNQPRQFVPPPTVNRTQNATNPSISIPTNNNTTNPPRLQTASSTGSGEENNVFCGCNKPAILLTVRKQNANHGKKFYKCPAGLDNGGCDFFLWAPESGESVPNRSETSSSSSGYHSHSTGTWGESSSFPTNDTHQDDDSVMCNCNMPCKRVTVQKEGPNKGRPFYGCSKDFSSRCTFFQWADGETNTEWRGATRGGGRGAARGAARGAGRGAARGEGAARRCGLCRREGHTRNRCPDA, translated from the exons atgaaatatctgTTAAAGAATGactttttacgaaaattattattggtaAACAATAAGGATCTTGTTATCATATCTCGTTTTAAgactaaaataatgaaatacttaaatgttGCTGAAAAAAACGATGCCgctaaaaatattgcaatgcaCTTATCCAGAGGTACTTCAAGACGG CGGGAAGGATTCtctcaattcaataaaatttatgaatttgagTCCGAGGTTATGGGTCAGAAGTGTCAAATGGTAATGACTTCAGTATCTGGACATCTTTTGGGCTTGGAATTTGTTAGTGCCTATAAACATTGGCAATCTTGTAACCCCTTGTCTCTTTTTGATGCACCTGTTTTCAAACATTGCCCTGAGAATTATGAGAAAATTAAG aaaactttAGAAAGAGAAGTGCGTAGCTGTCAAGGCCTTATTATATGGACTGATTGTGATAGAGAAGGTGAAAATATTGGTTTCGAAATCATTGAAGTTTGTACAGCTGTAAAAAGcagtcttaaaatatttagagcTAAGTTTTCTGAGATAACATCAGTGTCTGTATGGAGAGCACTGCAGAACCTGACACAACCTAACAAGAATATCAGTGATGCTGTGGATGTGAGACAAGAATTAGATTTACGGATAG gtgcAGCCTTTACAAGATTTCAAACTCTTAGACTACAAAAAGTATTTCCAGCTACATTAGCACAAAATTTAGTGAGCTATGGGTCCTGCCAGTTCCCGACATTAGGGTTTGTTGTGGAGAGATATAGAGCTATTGAAAACTTTGTTACAGAGATGTTTTGGAAGATAAAAG ttaaccATACAATGAACAATTTAAGTATTGATTTTTCATGGGAAAGAGTACGACTATTTGACCAGCAAGCCTGTCAAGTGCTGCATGACATATGCATGGAGAACCCACAGGCCAAGGTTACGAATGTGAAAACTAAACCCAAGTCAAAGTGGAGACCCTTACCTTTGGATACAGtg GAATTAGAAAAATTAGCATCTcggaagttaaaaataaatgccaAAGAGACGATGCGTATAGCCGAAAAACTGTATACGCAAGGTTTTATAAGTTATCCCCGTACTGAGACTAATGAATTTCCCAAGGAAATGAATCTTGGACAACTTGTAGCACACCAGACTGGTGATCCCAATTGGGGAGCATTTGCTCAGAACATACTCGATAGTGGTGGACCTACACCAAGGCAAGGAAATAAAAGTGATAAAGCTCATCCTCCCATACACCCAACTAAATATGCTAGCA ATTTATCTGGCAACGAGCAGCGTTTGTACGAATTCATAGTGCGGTCGTTCCTCGCATGTTGTTCTAAAGACGCGCAGGGACAGGAGACCACCGTCAACATCGAAGTCGCTAGAGAGGCGTTCAGTGCGAGCGGTCTTATGATTACAGCGCGTAATTATTTGGAAGTATATCCATATGACAAGTGGTCATCCAAAGAGATACATGTTTATGAG acTGGTCAAATTTTCAATCCAACGAGTATTGATATGCTAGAAGGTAGTACCTCGCCACCAAATCTTTTAACTGAAGCAGACCTCATAGCCCTTATGGAAAAACATGGCATCG GCACGGACGCGACGCACGCGGAGCACATCGAGACCATCAAGAGCCGCTCGTACGTGACGCTGGCGGACGCGCACTTCGTGCCCGGCGTGCTGGGCATGGGGCTGGTGGAGGGCTACGACGCCATGGGGCTGGCCCTGGCGCGCCCGCACCTGCGCGCCGCGCTCGAGGCCGACCTGCGCGCCGTGTGCGAGGGCCGCAAGCGCCCCGACCTCGTGCTGGCGGAGCAG ATAGCAAAATACAAGGAAGTGTATTTGACAGTAACGGCTGAAGCGAATAAAATAGACGAGGCCCTGGCTGGAAGGCTGTCCGAGCAGGCTGTGGAGTACACGCCTACAGTTGAAACCTTTGTGTCTTTGCCTCcag tgtttaaGTGTCCAAAGTGCAATTCCGACATGATTGTAAAACAGCAAAAGAACAACGCCgataagttatatataagttGCATTTCTTTTCCAAAATGCAAGAATGCAGTCTGGCTCCCAACCATAGTGAAAACGATAGACGTTCTTCCCGAGTCTTGCGAATCA tGTGGGCcgaattataagaaattaaaattcgaatggAGAAATAATTCTATAAGCCACATGTACCCGCCGCCATACATCGGTTGTATAGGCGGCTGCGATATGACTTTCCtagaattattaaaagttaacatTTCCACTGTTAAAAACGTATCGGGAAATAATAGGGCACTAACTACACAGTCAAATGTAGTCACTACAAGCAATAACAGAAACGCTAATATGATTCAAACGAATACTTCTGTAAGTCGACAAAACATAACAAATCAGCCAAGACAATTTGTACCGCCACCTACTGTAAATAGAACTCAAAATGCAACGAATCCCAGTATAAGTATACCAACTAATAACAATACCACGAATCCTCCCAGATTACAAACAGCGAGTAGCACAGGAAGTGGcgaagaaaataatgttttctgtGGCTGTAACAAACCTGCAATATTGCTTACTGTACGGAAACAAAACGCAAATCATG gTAAGAAGTTCTACAAGTGTCCAGCAGGTTTAGATAACGGTGGGTGCGATTTCTTTCTTTGGGCACCTGAGTCAGGAGAAAGTGTTCCAAACCGATCCGAGACATCATCCTCTAGTTCGGGATACCACAGTCACTCCACTGGCACCTGGGGAGAATCATCAAGTTTTCCCACAAATGATACCCATCAGGACGACGATAGCGTAATGTGCAATTGTAATATGCCTTGTAAAag AGTAACAGTCCAGAAAGAGGGACCAAATAAAGGCCGCCCATTTTATGGATGTTCAAAAGACTTCAGCTCGCGATGCACCTTTTTCCAGTGGGCTGACGGTGAAACGAACACAG AGTGGCGCGGCGCAacgcgcggcggcgggcgcggggcggCGCGAGGGGCGGCGCGCGGTGCGGGGCGGGGCGCGGCGCGCGGGgagggcgcggcgcggcgctgcGGTCTGTGTCGGCGCGAGGGACACACGAGAAACCGCTGTCCCGACGCTTAG